A region from the Cannabis sativa cultivar Pink pepper isolate KNU-18-1 chromosome 9, ASM2916894v1, whole genome shotgun sequence genome encodes:
- the LOC115711006 gene encoding protein ANTAGONIST OF LIKE HETEROCHROMATIN PROTEIN 1-like, whose product MGILVLINAYIKVQQYYEKHMLKNRTFVNNETRLSILDTYIRNGDIECVNELRMDRRTFGVLCELLRHNGRLKVDGLVTIEEKVCIFLNRLAHHVKNRTIHHNFKQSGETVSRYFNAVLSGVLRLQASLLVVPERVSESCNDDRWKWFKNCLRALDGTHIEVHISETDKPTYRNRKGKVTTNMLGVCDRDMNFIFVLSGWEGLASDSRVLRDAITRAHGLRVPEGYYYLVDASYTNCEGFLAPYRGTRYHLSEWQHGCAPTNEKEFFNMKHSSARNIIERCFGLLKIRWAILRSPSFYPIKTQCRIMTACCLLHNFIRREMSYDPMEAELDAQDSSKN is encoded by the exons ATGGGTATTTTAGTGCTAATAAATGCCTATATCAAAGTTCAACAATATTATGAAAAACACATGCTTAAAAATCGAACTTTTGTGAATAATGAGACTAGGCTAAGTATACTAGATACTTATATACGAAATGGTGATATAGAGTGTGTGAACGAACTTCGAATGGATAGAAGAACTTTTGGTGTATTATGTGAGTTACTTAGACATAATGGAAGATTAAAAGTAGATGGATTGGTGACTATAGAAGAGAAAGtatgtattttcttaaatagacTTGCTCATCATGTTAAAAATAGAACAATTCACCATAATTTCAAGCAGTCGGGTGAAACTGTTAGTAGATACTTCAATGCGGTATTGAGTGGAGTTCTTCGATTACAAGCTAGCTTGTTAGTTGTGCCAGAACGTGTTTCAGAAAGTTGCAATGATGATAGATGGAAATGGTTCAAG AATTGTTTAAGAGCATTAGATGGGACACATATTGAGGTGCACATTAGTGAAACTGACAAGCCGACCTATCGAAATAGAAAGGGCAAGGTTACCACCAATATGTTAGGAGTTTGTGATCGAGATATGaattttatatttgttttatCGGGTTGGGAAGGTTTGGCATCAGATTCAAGAGTTCTACGAGATGCAATAACTAGAGCACATGGTTTAAGAGTTCCTGAAG gttattatTATCTTGTGGATGCTAGTTATACCAATTGTGAAGGGTTTCTTGCACCATACAGAGGAACAAGATATCATTTGTCAGAATGGCAACATGGATGTGCACCTACAAATGAGAAAGAATTTTTTAACATGAAACATTCATCTGCTAGAAATATTATAGAACGTTGTTTCGGTTTGCTTAAGATTCGATGGGCTATATTGAGAAGCCCTTCTTTTTATCCAATCAAAACTCAATGTAGAATAATGACTGCTTGTTGTCTTCTTCATAACTTTATTAGGAGAGAAATGTCATATGATCCTATGGAAGCAGAATTAGATGCACAAGATAGTTCAAAAAACTAA